The Larimichthys crocea isolate SSNF chromosome XI, L_crocea_2.0, whole genome shotgun sequence genome has a segment encoding these proteins:
- the mia3 gene encoding transport and Golgi organization protein 1 homolog isoform X1, translating to MAAKHFYRQGFLLLLFNFISTAALEKRFSNFKRCADEECSMLLCRGKALADFTGPDCRFLSFKASETIYVYYKLSGRRSDMWAGSVGNNFGYFPNDLLAVNHIYTEKEFEIPAEETDFVCFDTGFNAFDSYDVDLLLGSLPEENDSENKETSEDAQKETQPSEDEASDSEKQTEHHVSEDDQSASLSELEPESPFAGEEEPEAEDTPDATETEEIEVEQTPEPIFENAVSERSETKDTPVESVAKVDVVSENEPVSISEGVQIPDLKTTLGTTFDAVTTDEEITKSVTPYDYYEEDEPENVEDPPEDNTEVKAETPLLTRADVVSETEPVSMSDGVQIPELKTTLGTTFDAVTTDEEITTSVTPYDEEDSEYVENPPEDDVDIKVETPLLARADVVSENEPVSTSEGVQIPELKTTLGSTFDAVTTDEEITKSVTPYEEEEPEDVENPPEDDVKVETPLLSFSEETVNTPATDPLKKDESPPPAIQDDTPETAEEKGMWTSIGDAVFSVVTGGQMTEHDLSSEEDEDDEEEEAAEAKKDVEKLISLTPPNEPKDIEPVHQDPRTFSSVQTDSVDSDDESEGEVVGPEEALIHQVGDPAVPEAQTTDLKTADDSSEHKEEEDEDDNTGVQDLDNENETATDHDLASRKTETHQDPLTMEIQSENLHVKYDGKRVEDRLPKQIHDQLMKDIEGNNSQPSMEEPEIHEEVIMEELDDDKDPDMEEKEELLEDENALSFSQPDGTDSDKPPPETIASSPEPEYSDSVMRLSLLRDHFTEEKMERIQKLLGLKNLFKVEAMFSDLDTEFHATRRTLTGTHAQDIENALEGILEASENTILDEIEKMLDNQGTKPSYDQHMDTSSMDEETEILDDFQELAFSLRQKYSTASDSTPLATEKPSDIDQDEREINIVDEDNVNVPMAESDDNLTVTDHEEKPAETNEKEVVVLDEVHSGPDVSVEEDGGHFNKNKEGQPGFGASEEMPKIPQATLEKPLDVGRVVEVDHSQSGSLDSVESVSEMNEEEVGLFSTGIVYMGCILSMMRSKLAEWTIMVIAHLPDDWKPGETFFGCPWQAVVLTALVGVVSFTLFFWRTVLAVKKREYLVDEKRLTEQIQALKKEKNDALTKMSELQKQTERLKENQKQSKETVSCTMKKMQDLESKVSEAEKWKNKMAEEKNKYVKLLEDERGNSKQNEIRIEKLEKSNEKLQLSRKKIQEALAKTTVLLDESKIREDARNVQHKCLEKDYAALKEENKTLKVTIKSWEDKHTELNEQIKVYQKSQKELEDSVVLKDHNVEVLSELLADLDACDSQKGDTKVLANGEVAPVSFSDKKTAIKNRIKQMMDITRVQTTLTVVEEERDRFMTKLLNEEKTRKSLEEQHQELEHAIATLKSEKSHVENQFKILQQKNEIMVEMYQQKENALQQRLTKEELERRSKESMLSEVGGKAVEAEEQVKVLRQRINEMEEQMKKTEEVYKEQIKEQENKTHSNWVNARNAERALNQEKLETSKLREKLAVLTSQLNERRAPLFRPNSGQPPGPRQGDSYGPSPVSGGAPSPPIMIEGPRRPPSAPVGRRIDPYGPRPPSDPHGRYPDNKHIPGMDMMGPRSSSPANMDASTEEVAPQIKAEAQAEASTDSPEPGPGSFLASPIRDSPVQGLPPHDQLPPPGPHGRLPPPGPYRPPRPGPYHLPPGPPLPANGHPGMPLPGPMGGDFGPRPTNGHALQHRPMPGHVMDPRGPPPPHFRPPPPHHFGPMPPPHGVRGPMGPRPPMPPDMRFPGPRDHTSPPMNLPPGVPPHPLHGDAYAQPPPNAIQNSAGGHTGPGQDLHVKQEAPQDSARPTMVKP from the exons ATGGCAGCAAAACACTTTTACCGACAAggctttttattacttttatttaattttatctcCACGGCGGCGTTGGAAAAACGTTTCTCCAACTTTAAAAGATGCGCCGATGAGGAGTGCAGCA TGCTTCTGTGTCGAGGAAAAGCTTTGGCAGATTTCACTGGACCAGACTGTCGGTTCCTGTCTTTCAAGGCATCAGAAACTATCTATGTATACTATAAATTGTCAGGCAGAAGGTCCGACATGTGGGCCGGAAGT GTTGGAAATAACTTTGGCTATTTCCCAAATGATCTTCTTGCCGTTAACCACATTTATACGGAGAAAGAGTTTGAAATTCCAGCAGAG GAAACAGATTTCGTCTGTTTTGACACTGGATTTAATGCGTTTGACAGTTACGACGTAGATTTACTATTGGGCTCCTTACCGGAGGAGAATGATAGTGAAAATAAGGAAACATCTGAGGAcgcacagaaagaaacacagccATCAGAGGACGAGGCGTctgacagtgaaaaacaaactgaacatcatGTCTCAGAGGATGATCAAAGTGCCTCTTTATCTGAACTTGAACCTGAATCACCTtttgcaggagaagaagaaccTGAAGCAGAGGATACGCCCGATGCTactgaaacagaagaaatagAAGTTGAGCAAACTCCAGAGCCTATTTTTGAAAATGCTGTGTCAGAAAGGAGTGAAACCAAAGATACACCCGTGGAATCTGTGGCCAAAGTTGATGTTGTTTCAGAAAATGAACCAGTCTCTATTTCGGAAGGAGTGCAAATCCCTGACTTAAAAACTACCCTTGGAACAACTTTCGATGCTGTTACCACAGATGAGGAAATCACCAAGAGTGTTACCCCATATGATTATTATGAGGAGGATGAGCCTGAAAATGTGGAGGATCCTCCAGAGGATAACACTGAAGTTAAAGCAGAAACTCCATTGCTGACCAGAGCTGATGTTGTTTCCGAAACCGAACCAGTCTCTATGTCTGATGGAGTGCAAATCCCTGAGTTAAAAACCACCCTTGGAACAACTTTTGATGCTGTTACCACAGATGAAGAAATCACCACGAGTGTTACCCCATATGACGAGGAGGACAGTGAATATGTAGAGAATCCTCCTGAAGATGACGTTGATATAAAAGTAGAAACTCCGTTGCTGGCCAGAGCGGATGTTGTTTCCGAAAATGAACCAGTCTCGACATCTGAGGGAGTTCAAATCCCTGAGTTAAAAACTACCCTTGGATCAACTTTTGATGCCGTCACCACAGATGAAGAAATCACCAAGAGTGTTACCCCATATGAAGAGGAGGAGCCCGAAGATGTGGAGAATCCTCCTGAAGATGATGTCAAAGTGGAAACCCCATTGCTGTCTTTCTCTGAAGAAACTGTGAACACTCCAGCGACTGATCCCCTCAAAAAGGATGAAAGTCCTCCTCCAGCAATTCAGGACGACACACCAGAGACTGCAGAGGAGAAGGGTATGTGGACGTCAATTGGAGATGCTGTTTTTTCAGTTGTCACTGGCGGACAGATGACGGAGCACGACTTGAGttcagaggaagatgaagatgatgaggaggaagaagctgCAGAAGCAAAGAAAGACGTGGAAAAACTGATATCACTAACACCACCAAACGAACCAAAGGACATAGAGCCAGTTCATCAAGATCCACGTACGTTCAGCTCTGTGCAAACTGACTCAGTTGATAGTGATGATGAGAGTGAAGGGGAAGTTGTCGGACCTGAGGAAGCACTAATCCACCAAGTGGGAGATCCTGCCGTTCCTGAGGCTCAAACAACAGATCTTAAAACAGCAGATGACTCCTCTGAgcacaaagaggaggaggatgaagatgataATACAGGTGTACAGGATTTAGACAATGAAAACGAAACAGCGACCGATCATGACTTAGCCAGtagaaaaactgaaacacaccAGGACCCGTTGACAATGGAGATACAATCGGAGAACTTGCATGTCAAATATGATGGAAAGAGAGTAGAAGACCGTCTACCTAAACAGATACATGACCAATTAATGAAAGACATAGAAGGTAATAACAGTCAACCATCTATGGAGGAACCCGAGATTCATGAGGAAGTTATTATGGAGGAGCTGGATGACGATAAAGATCCAGacatggaggagaaagaagaattACTTGAAGACGAAAATGCACTTTCTTTCTCACAACCAGACGGCACTGACTCCGACAAACCGCCACCTGAGACAATCGCGTCGAGCCCAGAGCCAGAATACAGCGATAGCGTGATGAGGCTGTCTCTGCTTCGAGACCACTtcacagaggagaagatggagcgCATCCAAAAGCTTCTGGGCCTCAAGAATCTCTTTAAAGTGGAGGCCATGTTCTCTGACTTGGACACAGAATTCCACGCTACCCGTCGCACACTTACAGGGACGCACGCACAAGACATTGAAAATGCGCTCGAGGGCATCCTGGAAGCCTCCGAGAACACTATCCTGGACGAGATTGAGAAGATGCTGGATAACCAGGGTACAAAACCCAGTTACGACCAACATATGGACACAAGTAGTATGGATGAGGAGACTGAAATACTGGATGACTTCCAGGAGCTTGCATTCAGCCTACGACAGAAGTATTCAACAGCCAGTGACAGCACGCCTTTGGCAACAGAAAAACCATCAGATATTGACCAAG aTGAACGTGAAATAAACATTGTTGACGAAGACAACGTTAACGTCCCGATGGCTGAGAGCGATGACAACCTCACAGTAACGGATCATGAAGAAAAGCCAGCAGAAACTAATGAAAAAGAGGTAGTAGTTTTGGACGAGGTGCACAGTGGACCAGACGTCAGTGTCGAGGAGGATGGCGGacactttaataaaaacaaagaaggtCAGCCGGGCTTCGGCGCATCAGAGGAGATGCCGAAAATCCCTCAAGCCACCCTGGAGAAGCCCTTAGATGTGGGCCGTGTTGTCGAGGTTGATCACTCGCAGTCAG GATCCTTGGACTCTGTGGAGTCAGTGTCTGAAATGAACGAAGAAGAAGTGGGATTGTTCTCAACGGGAATTGTCTACATGGGCTGCATTCTTTCAATGATGAGGAGTAAACTTGCAGAGTGGACCATTATG GTTATTGCACATCTGCCAGACGACTGGAAGCCGGGGGAAACCTTCTTTGGCTGTCCTTGGCAAGCCGTTGTCCTCACTGCTTTGGTCGGAGTAGTGAgcttcaccctcttcttctggAGGACCGTGTTGGCG GTGAAGAAGAGAGAATACCTGG TGGATGAAAAACGTCTGACAGAGCAAATTCAGGCACTCAAAAAGGAGAAGAATGATGCCCTCACCAAAATGTCCGAACTCCAGAAACAG actGAACGactaaaagaaaatcaaaagcaGTCAAAGGAAACAGTCAGCTGCACAATGAAAAAGATGCAAGACCTGGAG AGTAAAGTTTCGGAggcagaaaaatggaaaaataaaatggctGAGGAAAAGAACAAATACGTAAAACTACTCGAAGACGAGAGAGGGAACTCTAAGCAAAATGAAATCAGG ATTGAGAAATTGGAGAAGTCAAATGAGaagctgcagctcagcagaAAAAAGATTCAGGAAGCTCTCGCTAAG ACTACCGTCCTGCTGGACGAGTCCAAGATTCGGGAAGACGCTCGCAACGTTCAGCACAAATGCCTCGAGAAAGATTATGCAGcgctgaaagaagaaaataaaaca CTTAAGGTTACGATAAAGAGCTGGGAGGACAAACACACGGAGCTGAACGAGCAGATTAAAGTCTATCAGAAGTCCCAGAAAGAGCTGGAGGACTCTGTGGTGCTCAAAGATCACAACGTAGAG GTGCTGTCTGAACTTCTGGCAGACCTAGACGCTTGTGATTCACAAAAAGGTGACACCAAAGTTTTAGCCAACGGAGAAGTAGCACCAG TGTCTTTTTCAGACAAGAAAACAGCCATAAAGAACAGGATCAAACAGATGATGGATATTACTCGG GTCCAGACCACCCTGACCGTGGTCGAAGAAGAGCGTGACCGCTTCATGACCAAACTGCTGAATGAAGAAAAGACTAGAAAGTCCCTGGAAG AACAACACCAGGAGCTGGAGCACGCCATCGCAACCCTGAAGAGCGAGAAGAGCCACGTGGAAAACCAGTTCAAGATCCTCCAGCAGAAAAACGAGATCATGGTGGAAATGTATCAGCAGAAGGAAAACGCTCTGCAGCA GAGGTTGACAAAGGAGGAGTTGGAGCGACGCAGCAAAGAGAGCATGCTGTCCGAGGTGGGAGGAAAAGCTGTGGAGGCCGAGGAGCAGGTCAAAGTCTTACGGCAACGCATTAACGAGATGGAGGAGCAGATGAAGAAGACTGAGGAAGTCTACAAAGAGCAG ataaaagaacaggaaaacaaaactcACTCAAACTGG GTAAATGCTCGTAACGCGGAGAGAGCTCTGAATCAAGAGAAGCTCGAAACGTCAAAGCTCCGTGAAAA GCTGGCTGTACTGACCTCCCAGCTTAATGAGCGCCGCGCTCCTCTCTTCAGACCAAACTCCGGACAGCCGCCAGGTCCTCGCCAAG GTGATTCATACGGGCCGTCTCCCGTGAGTGGGGGCGCGCCGTCCCCTCCAATAATGATCGAGGGTCCCAGGCGCCCTCCTTCTGCCCCAGTGGGGCGAAGAATCGACCCGTACG GCCCACGACCTCCATCAGACCCACACGGCCGTTACCCAGACAACAAACACATCCCCGGGATGG ACATGATGGGCCCTCGTAGCTCCTCACCTGCCAACATGGACGCATCT acagaagaagtaGCTCCACAGATAAAAGCAGAGGCACAGGCTGAGGCCTCCACAGACAGTCCAGAGCCA GGCCCTGGATCTTTCCTAGCATCTCCCATCAGGGACTCTCCAGTTCAAGGACTTCCACCCCATGACCAGCTGCCCCCTCCTGGACCCCACGGCCGCCTGCCACCGCCTGGTCCTTACAGACCACCACGACCCGGCCCCTACCACCTCCCGCCGGGTCCTCCACTACCAGCCAATGGACACCCAGGTATGCCCCTACCTGGACCAATGGGAGGAGATTTTGGACCTCGTCCCACCAACGGACACGCGTTGCAGCACAGGCCAATGCCTGGACACGTCATGGATCCTCGGGGTCCACCGCCGCCACACTtccgtcctcctccacctcatcacTTTGGACCGATGCCTCCTCCACATG GTGTCCGTGGACCGATGGGACCTCGTCCACCCATGCCTCCCGACATGCGCTTCCCAGGACCGCGTGACCACACCAGCCCACCAATGAACCTGCCTCCAGGCGTCCCTCCCCATCCTTTACACGGCGACGCTTACGCTCAGCCTCCACCCAATGCCATCCAGAACTCAGCGGGAGGTCACACCGGGCCCGGACAGGACCTGCACGTGAAGCAGGAGGCCCCTCAGGACTCAGCGAGGCCAACGATGGTCaagccttaa
- the mia3 gene encoding transport and Golgi organization protein 1 homolog isoform X2, with protein MAAKHFYRQGFLLLLFNFISTAALEKRFSNFKRCADEECSMLLCRGKALADFTGPDCRFLSFKASETIYVYYKLSGRRSDMWAGSVGNNFGYFPNDLLAVNHIYTEKEFEIPAEETDFVCFDTGFNAFDSYDVDLLLGSLPEENDSENKETSEDAQKETQPSEDEASDSEKQTEHHVSEDDQSASLSELEPESPFAGEEEPEAEDTPDATETEEIEVEQTPEPIFENAVSERSETKDTPVESVAKVDVVSENEPVSISEGVQIPDLKTTLGTTFDAVTTDEEITKSVTPYDYYEEDEPENVEDPPEDNTEVKAETPLLTRADVVSETEPVSMSDGVQIPELKTTLGTTFDAVTTDEEITTSVTPYDEEDSEYVENPPEDDVDIKVETPLLARADVVSENEPVSTSEGVQIPELKTTLGSTFDAVTTDEEITKSVTPYEEEEPEDVENPPEDDVKVETPLLSFSEETVNTPATDPLKKDESPPPAIQDDTPETAEEKGMWTSIGDAVFSVVTGGQMTEHDLSSEEDEDDEEEEAAEAKKDVEKLISLTPPNEPKDIEPVHQDPRTFSSVQTDSVDSDDESEGEVVGPEEALIHQVGDPAVPEAQTTDLKTADDSSEHKEEEDEDDNTGVQDLDNENETATDHDLASRKTETHQDPLTMEIQSENLHVKYDGKRVEDRLPKQIHDQLMKDIEGNNSQPSMEEPEIHEEVIMEELDDDKDPDMEEKEELLEDENALSFSQPDGTDSDKPPPETIASSPEPEYSDSVMRLSLLRDHFTEEKMERIQKLLGLKNLFKVEAMFSDLDTEFHATRRTLTGTHAQDIENALEGILEASENTILDEIEKMLDNQGTKPSYDQHMDTSSMDEETEILDDFQELAFSLRQKYSTASDSTPLATEKPSDIDQDEREINIVDEDNVNVPMAESDDNLTVTDHEEKPAETNEKEVVVLDEVHSGPDVSVEEDGGHFNKNKEGQPGFGASEEMPKIPQATLEKPLDVGRVVEVDHSQSGSLDSVESVSEMNEEEVGLFSTGIVYMGCILSMMRSKLAEWTIMVIAHLPDDWKPGETFFGCPWQAVVLTALVGVVSFTLFFWRTVLAVKKREYLVDEKRLTEQIQALKKEKNDALTKMSELQKQTERLKENQKQSKETVSCTMKKMQDLESKVSEAEKWKNKMAEEKNKYVKLLEDERGNSKQNEIRIEKLEKSNEKLQLSRKKIQEALAKTTVLLDESKIREDARNVQHKCLEKDYAALKEENKTLKVTIKSWEDKHTELNEQIKVYQKSQKELEDSVVLKDHNVEVLSELLADLDACDSQKGDTKVLANGEVAPDKKTAIKNRIKQMMDITRVQTTLTVVEEERDRFMTKLLNEEKTRKSLEEQHQELEHAIATLKSEKSHVENQFKILQQKNEIMVEMYQQKENALQQRLTKEELERRSKESMLSEVGGKAVEAEEQVKVLRQRINEMEEQMKKTEEVYKEQIKEQENKTHSNWVNARNAERALNQEKLETSKLREKLAVLTSQLNERRAPLFRPNSGQPPGPRQGDSYGPSPVSGGAPSPPIMIEGPRRPPSAPVGRRIDPYGPRPPSDPHGRYPDNKHIPGMDMMGPRSSSPANMDASTEEVAPQIKAEAQAEASTDSPEPGPGSFLASPIRDSPVQGLPPHDQLPPPGPHGRLPPPGPYRPPRPGPYHLPPGPPLPANGHPGMPLPGPMGGDFGPRPTNGHALQHRPMPGHVMDPRGPPPPHFRPPPPHHFGPMPPPHGVRGPMGPRPPMPPDMRFPGPRDHTSPPMNLPPGVPPHPLHGDAYAQPPPNAIQNSAGGHTGPGQDLHVKQEAPQDSARPTMVKP; from the exons ATGGCAGCAAAACACTTTTACCGACAAggctttttattacttttatttaattttatctcCACGGCGGCGTTGGAAAAACGTTTCTCCAACTTTAAAAGATGCGCCGATGAGGAGTGCAGCA TGCTTCTGTGTCGAGGAAAAGCTTTGGCAGATTTCACTGGACCAGACTGTCGGTTCCTGTCTTTCAAGGCATCAGAAACTATCTATGTATACTATAAATTGTCAGGCAGAAGGTCCGACATGTGGGCCGGAAGT GTTGGAAATAACTTTGGCTATTTCCCAAATGATCTTCTTGCCGTTAACCACATTTATACGGAGAAAGAGTTTGAAATTCCAGCAGAG GAAACAGATTTCGTCTGTTTTGACACTGGATTTAATGCGTTTGACAGTTACGACGTAGATTTACTATTGGGCTCCTTACCGGAGGAGAATGATAGTGAAAATAAGGAAACATCTGAGGAcgcacagaaagaaacacagccATCAGAGGACGAGGCGTctgacagtgaaaaacaaactgaacatcatGTCTCAGAGGATGATCAAAGTGCCTCTTTATCTGAACTTGAACCTGAATCACCTtttgcaggagaagaagaaccTGAAGCAGAGGATACGCCCGATGCTactgaaacagaagaaatagAAGTTGAGCAAACTCCAGAGCCTATTTTTGAAAATGCTGTGTCAGAAAGGAGTGAAACCAAAGATACACCCGTGGAATCTGTGGCCAAAGTTGATGTTGTTTCAGAAAATGAACCAGTCTCTATTTCGGAAGGAGTGCAAATCCCTGACTTAAAAACTACCCTTGGAACAACTTTCGATGCTGTTACCACAGATGAGGAAATCACCAAGAGTGTTACCCCATATGATTATTATGAGGAGGATGAGCCTGAAAATGTGGAGGATCCTCCAGAGGATAACACTGAAGTTAAAGCAGAAACTCCATTGCTGACCAGAGCTGATGTTGTTTCCGAAACCGAACCAGTCTCTATGTCTGATGGAGTGCAAATCCCTGAGTTAAAAACCACCCTTGGAACAACTTTTGATGCTGTTACCACAGATGAAGAAATCACCACGAGTGTTACCCCATATGACGAGGAGGACAGTGAATATGTAGAGAATCCTCCTGAAGATGACGTTGATATAAAAGTAGAAACTCCGTTGCTGGCCAGAGCGGATGTTGTTTCCGAAAATGAACCAGTCTCGACATCTGAGGGAGTTCAAATCCCTGAGTTAAAAACTACCCTTGGATCAACTTTTGATGCCGTCACCACAGATGAAGAAATCACCAAGAGTGTTACCCCATATGAAGAGGAGGAGCCCGAAGATGTGGAGAATCCTCCTGAAGATGATGTCAAAGTGGAAACCCCATTGCTGTCTTTCTCTGAAGAAACTGTGAACACTCCAGCGACTGATCCCCTCAAAAAGGATGAAAGTCCTCCTCCAGCAATTCAGGACGACACACCAGAGACTGCAGAGGAGAAGGGTATGTGGACGTCAATTGGAGATGCTGTTTTTTCAGTTGTCACTGGCGGACAGATGACGGAGCACGACTTGAGttcagaggaagatgaagatgatgaggaggaagaagctgCAGAAGCAAAGAAAGACGTGGAAAAACTGATATCACTAACACCACCAAACGAACCAAAGGACATAGAGCCAGTTCATCAAGATCCACGTACGTTCAGCTCTGTGCAAACTGACTCAGTTGATAGTGATGATGAGAGTGAAGGGGAAGTTGTCGGACCTGAGGAAGCACTAATCCACCAAGTGGGAGATCCTGCCGTTCCTGAGGCTCAAACAACAGATCTTAAAACAGCAGATGACTCCTCTGAgcacaaagaggaggaggatgaagatgataATACAGGTGTACAGGATTTAGACAATGAAAACGAAACAGCGACCGATCATGACTTAGCCAGtagaaaaactgaaacacaccAGGACCCGTTGACAATGGAGATACAATCGGAGAACTTGCATGTCAAATATGATGGAAAGAGAGTAGAAGACCGTCTACCTAAACAGATACATGACCAATTAATGAAAGACATAGAAGGTAATAACAGTCAACCATCTATGGAGGAACCCGAGATTCATGAGGAAGTTATTATGGAGGAGCTGGATGACGATAAAGATCCAGacatggaggagaaagaagaattACTTGAAGACGAAAATGCACTTTCTTTCTCACAACCAGACGGCACTGACTCCGACAAACCGCCACCTGAGACAATCGCGTCGAGCCCAGAGCCAGAATACAGCGATAGCGTGATGAGGCTGTCTCTGCTTCGAGACCACTtcacagaggagaagatggagcgCATCCAAAAGCTTCTGGGCCTCAAGAATCTCTTTAAAGTGGAGGCCATGTTCTCTGACTTGGACACAGAATTCCACGCTACCCGTCGCACACTTACAGGGACGCACGCACAAGACATTGAAAATGCGCTCGAGGGCATCCTGGAAGCCTCCGAGAACACTATCCTGGACGAGATTGAGAAGATGCTGGATAACCAGGGTACAAAACCCAGTTACGACCAACATATGGACACAAGTAGTATGGATGAGGAGACTGAAATACTGGATGACTTCCAGGAGCTTGCATTCAGCCTACGACAGAAGTATTCAACAGCCAGTGACAGCACGCCTTTGGCAACAGAAAAACCATCAGATATTGACCAAG aTGAACGTGAAATAAACATTGTTGACGAAGACAACGTTAACGTCCCGATGGCTGAGAGCGATGACAACCTCACAGTAACGGATCATGAAGAAAAGCCAGCAGAAACTAATGAAAAAGAGGTAGTAGTTTTGGACGAGGTGCACAGTGGACCAGACGTCAGTGTCGAGGAGGATGGCGGacactttaataaaaacaaagaaggtCAGCCGGGCTTCGGCGCATCAGAGGAGATGCCGAAAATCCCTCAAGCCACCCTGGAGAAGCCCTTAGATGTGGGCCGTGTTGTCGAGGTTGATCACTCGCAGTCAG GATCCTTGGACTCTGTGGAGTCAGTGTCTGAAATGAACGAAGAAGAAGTGGGATTGTTCTCAACGGGAATTGTCTACATGGGCTGCATTCTTTCAATGATGAGGAGTAAACTTGCAGAGTGGACCATTATG GTTATTGCACATCTGCCAGACGACTGGAAGCCGGGGGAAACCTTCTTTGGCTGTCCTTGGCAAGCCGTTGTCCTCACTGCTTTGGTCGGAGTAGTGAgcttcaccctcttcttctggAGGACCGTGTTGGCG GTGAAGAAGAGAGAATACCTGG TGGATGAAAAACGTCTGACAGAGCAAATTCAGGCACTCAAAAAGGAGAAGAATGATGCCCTCACCAAAATGTCCGAACTCCAGAAACAG actGAACGactaaaagaaaatcaaaagcaGTCAAAGGAAACAGTCAGCTGCACAATGAAAAAGATGCAAGACCTGGAG AGTAAAGTTTCGGAggcagaaaaatggaaaaataaaatggctGAGGAAAAGAACAAATACGTAAAACTACTCGAAGACGAGAGAGGGAACTCTAAGCAAAATGAAATCAGG ATTGAGAAATTGGAGAAGTCAAATGAGaagctgcagctcagcagaAAAAAGATTCAGGAAGCTCTCGCTAAG ACTACCGTCCTGCTGGACGAGTCCAAGATTCGGGAAGACGCTCGCAACGTTCAGCACAAATGCCTCGAGAAAGATTATGCAGcgctgaaagaagaaaataaaaca CTTAAGGTTACGATAAAGAGCTGGGAGGACAAACACACGGAGCTGAACGAGCAGATTAAAGTCTATCAGAAGTCCCAGAAAGAGCTGGAGGACTCTGTGGTGCTCAAAGATCACAACGTAGAG GTGCTGTCTGAACTTCTGGCAGACCTAGACGCTTGTGATTCACAAAAAGGTGACACCAAAGTTTTAGCCAACGGAGAAGTAGCACCAG ACAAGAAAACAGCCATAAAGAACAGGATCAAACAGATGATGGATATTACTCGG GTCCAGACCACCCTGACCGTGGTCGAAGAAGAGCGTGACCGCTTCATGACCAAACTGCTGAATGAAGAAAAGACTAGAAAGTCCCTGGAAG AACAACACCAGGAGCTGGAGCACGCCATCGCAACCCTGAAGAGCGAGAAGAGCCACGTGGAAAACCAGTTCAAGATCCTCCAGCAGAAAAACGAGATCATGGTGGAAATGTATCAGCAGAAGGAAAACGCTCTGCAGCA GAGGTTGACAAAGGAGGAGTTGGAGCGACGCAGCAAAGAGAGCATGCTGTCCGAGGTGGGAGGAAAAGCTGTGGAGGCCGAGGAGCAGGTCAAAGTCTTACGGCAACGCATTAACGAGATGGAGGAGCAGATGAAGAAGACTGAGGAAGTCTACAAAGAGCAG ataaaagaacaggaaaacaaaactcACTCAAACTGG GTAAATGCTCGTAACGCGGAGAGAGCTCTGAATCAAGAGAAGCTCGAAACGTCAAAGCTCCGTGAAAA GCTGGCTGTACTGACCTCCCAGCTTAATGAGCGCCGCGCTCCTCTCTTCAGACCAAACTCCGGACAGCCGCCAGGTCCTCGCCAAG GTGATTCATACGGGCCGTCTCCCGTGAGTGGGGGCGCGCCGTCCCCTCCAATAATGATCGAGGGTCCCAGGCGCCCTCCTTCTGCCCCAGTGGGGCGAAGAATCGACCCGTACG GCCCACGACCTCCATCAGACCCACACGGCCGTTACCCAGACAACAAACACATCCCCGGGATGG ACATGATGGGCCCTCGTAGCTCCTCACCTGCCAACATGGACGCATCT acagaagaagtaGCTCCACAGATAAAAGCAGAGGCACAGGCTGAGGCCTCCACAGACAGTCCAGAGCCA GGCCCTGGATCTTTCCTAGCATCTCCCATCAGGGACTCTCCAGTTCAAGGACTTCCACCCCATGACCAGCTGCCCCCTCCTGGACCCCACGGCCGCCTGCCACCGCCTGGTCCTTACAGACCACCACGACCCGGCCCCTACCACCTCCCGCCGGGTCCTCCACTACCAGCCAATGGACACCCAGGTATGCCCCTACCTGGACCAATGGGAGGAGATTTTGGACCTCGTCCCACCAACGGACACGCGTTGCAGCACAGGCCAATGCCTGGACACGTCATGGATCCTCGGGGTCCACCGCCGCCACACTtccgtcctcctccacctcatcacTTTGGACCGATGCCTCCTCCACATG GTGTCCGTGGACCGATGGGACCTCGTCCACCCATGCCTCCCGACATGCGCTTCCCAGGACCGCGTGACCACACCAGCCCACCAATGAACCTGCCTCCAGGCGTCCCTCCCCATCCTTTACACGGCGACGCTTACGCTCAGCCTCCACCCAATGCCATCCAGAACTCAGCGGGAGGTCACACCGGGCCCGGACAGGACCTGCACGTGAAGCAGGAGGCCCCTCAGGACTCAGCGAGGCCAACGATGGTCaagccttaa